In the genome of Lathyrus oleraceus cultivar Zhongwan6 chromosome 4, CAAS_Psat_ZW6_1.0, whole genome shotgun sequence, the window tctggaacatgtttatagcaaacagaaccaaacaccttcagatgactaacactttgcttatctccagtccacttctgtattggaactatttccttcaacttcttcgtaggacatcggttgagtacatacgttgcagtggcaacagcttctccccagagcttctgaggaagcttcttctcctttaacatgcttctcaccatatcaagcaaagtgcggtttcttctttcagcaagaccattgtgttgaggggtataaggagcagtaacctcatgctcaattccattctcctcacagaacttctggaactctttggagttatactcacctccaccgtcagttctaagaatcttcaacttctgaccactctgattctcagccttcattctgaacttcttgaattcatcaaacacctcgtgtttaaacttaataagggatacccatgtcattcttgtgaattcatcaacaaataacacaaagtatttattccctccaatcgatgctactggaaatggaccacacacatcagaatgtacaactcccaaggcatgttttgctcttggagcagtttctgacgcaaatggcaatcgtggttgttttccttccatgcaaactttgcatgacttttcaggcttcttaattacaggaattccatgtaccaacttctttgaattcagatgttttaagcttctgaaattcaagtgaccaaatcttctgtgccacagctcactctccttctcagcacttgttgcactaagacattctgagtctgcagttctgacattcaccttgaatgttctattccttccctgttctgactccataatcaacttctgattgcagtcatacagcttcagaagattgtccttcatggtaactgagaaacctttctcaattaattgtcccacactcatcagattgcttctgatgccaggtacataccacacgttctgaatcaatgctgttttcccattgttcagaatcactctgacatttcctataccttctgcattaagatatttgtcatcagcacatctgatctttgttctcttttcagagtcaaagtcaaccagccatttcttgtttccagtaagatgatttgaacagccagtgtccatataccaccagtctatcagatccatatcatcagattcagaggccatcaatagcacagattcgtcatcagaacttctggctatatttgcttcttctgattttctctccttgtttgaccaacagtctctagcaaaatgaccgaacttcttacagcagtaacattggattttcttcttgtcatacttctcttttcccttctgagcattcttttgtctatcagaggttgagctttctgacttctgaccaccatcagatcttctcctggcttctgactgcttctgatacctcctatcagaagttgctttcagagcctgctgctctacttccctttcagaagttctctcaattaaacacaactcttgcgcttctagactgctctgcagctcttcaattctcatggtgctcagatctttggaatgttctattgctaccacaatgtaatcaaattgacaggtaagggatctcaataccttctccatgattgtttcttcagaaagagtttctccacacgctttcatctcattagtgatcagaatcactctggagatgtattcagaaactttctcattattctttATGTTGAGATTttcatattgctttctcaaggactgaagcttcaccttcttcactgatgcgtcaccaccataacatctaaccagtgtgtcccacgcagcctttgctgtcgttgaatctgcaatcttctcaaacacatttacatcaacacattgatgaatgaagaacaatgctttctgatccttcttccttacttccttctgcgcgtttttctgttcatccgttgcatctgctgctaccggaatATAACCATCAGTGAtaagatctagaacatcttgagcaccgaacagtacacgcatttggatcatccaacgattccagtttttaccgtcaaatactggaagtttggtgttcatgttgccgtttccgttcatctttctaccttgcacagtacactcagatttctcacacaatgtttcccaacccacagaattaaaattctgatcagattttgttcaagattcaacacgaatctaagaatcaaaatcaaacacacaagacctcacgttcactcgtgtttcccgtgtttcccaatgaatccgaaccggagctctagataccaattgttggtgcaaaggtagaataaaagatgaatattctattaagagaatgacggctacaaaaaggattaaaagttacaatgattgacaccctatttataagcctctaacaaacttaaatatgaatcaaatctaatatttaaatctaatatctaacaaacttaaatatgaatcaaatctaatatttaaatctaatatctaacaaacttaaatatgaattaaatctaataattaaatctaataaaatatttaattgagttatttttatcattttcattttcatctcAATTTTCAAATCCGGATACTTTTCTTctttttaatttgatttttaatcaTGTTTTTTTTATAGTAATCGTGTTTAAAATTTGAATTACCAATGTATTTATTGTATTATATAAGTATAATAATGTTATGTATATTTTTTTTTAGGTTGGCTAGGCATGGCTCATGCTAAATTATAAAATGTTGTTACCAACATCTTACAATCTTTAGTTCGATTCAGTTAGACTACCTCTCTTCAATGTGAGTTAAACTAAACTAATACAAGTCTAAATGTCAAATTTACAAGAGTTTGGAGTTAACAATCTTGCACCTATAAAAATTATGTAACTTTCTAGGAGAATATGCAAATGATTGGATGAGGATCATCAAACCATAAAACgattaatattcaaacaattgtCTCTTTTAAGACAACTATTTTGCTCAAAATGTTTTATGTTCCCAAAATCCTGTAAACTTGCTACAGAAAAATAAGTAAAAATACTTCTCATTGTTTAGTTTGGACAAGTATGATATATTGTTCCAATGATAACTTATTATACATCAATAAAACTCAAAATATATTATCGGAGATACCTTAAGTATTAAGTATTAAGGATCAAATGCATCACATGCTATTTTTACACATACAAAAATGAAAGGAAATTTCTTATCTCAATTTATGAGATAGAAAAACACCCTATGGAAAGTTTAAAATATTTCTCATATTCTTGAGATGTATCTCCGGACGTATAAAATTGAAATATTAACTAATTCGGAGATATATCTCCGAAATATTTTAAAACATATACCATGCATCCCACTCTAAAATGAATTTTATACGTTTATTGTTCTAGAGATGCATCTTTGTTTAGGAtttacggagatgcatctttgtATCCTATCAGAACAGTACATGTTATATTTGTTTTATGTTTACGTAGATGGAAGTGTTGATTTATAAATGTTAAGAACCAAGTTATGTGATGAGATTTAAACTATACAATCGATATGcaaaaaatgacatatataaatGCAGATGGTaaaaaaataacatatataaatAAAGTCAAAATACACGATAAAGTAGAATGAAGTAAAAAAAAATACAATCCATAATGAATCCAAAGTACAACTACTATATACTATTGTGTGATGAACTACAACTCCTCGGTCTCGTCTACCCCCATCCTCCAACGTTGTCTCTGGTACATCCGTGTCTCTCGTGCATCCGTCATAATGGCATCTAGGACATGTCTCACCTCAGACCCATCAGGGAAGATACATTTGTCAATGGCTTCCTGCGCAATCTCCACTATGCAACGACATTTAGGCAAGACATCATGAGTATGACCTAATTGTGCCTATTCCTCCTCTATTATCTCCTGATGAGTTGGTCTCGATAGATCTCCTGGAACATCATGCACCATATACTGatgtgacaccctgaagaacCACCTGATGTACATGTCGACATAGCTCCAGTCGCTCTTAGGTATGATACTCTCTGTCTCCCCCGGTACGAGATGATTAAGATAATAATCAAACATGGCATTTATATCTCTACGTGCCATAGCAGAAGGAGCAGAGACAACAAGATATCTGGGAATAGTACGAGTGTAGTCGAACTGCCGTATGACGCGCTCAGGCAAATGAGAAAATGTGAGACGTGAGCCGCAAGCCACAATCTAGAGTATAACATTATGTCATCAAAGGTCGCATATAAAGTACATATCATCGACAACTCAGTGGTCAATATACACTTTGAGTGACTATATCTCCTAGTTGCCTCTGAGCGGGTTAAATGTAGAATCGCATGGCATATCCTTAGTGTAAGTTGGTACACATGACCATCCGGAGATACGCGAAAAGTGCTGGAGGATCCAAGCCTCAAAAGTGTTGGAACACACGAATCATCAGTAAGGGCGTTGCAAAAATGTAATGAAAATGACACAGAAACATTAAAAGATCAATAAATATTACTGTCAGTAGTGTGATGTTGTCTGTGACCTGCTTCGTCTTCCACCTACAGCCTTTAGATAACTTCGAGTATAAGTAGATCAAACAAGTGGCCCCCAATTGTACTCATGGATCCGCTCGAAGTGCCATAGGTAGGCGACATCCACATAAGTGGCACTCTTGTCCACAAAAATCACAGTGCCAACAAAATATAGCATGAATGCTCTCATATAATACGCTCTATGAAGCCCCACACCTGCTTGTTATCGCCTTTAGCCTGCTCAACTTTAAGGGTCTCACTATATATACTTCTTTTTAAGAATTCAAACCTAGCATGATCCCCTCTGGGTTTTTCAAACTCGCTAATGGCATCCTCTGGGCCAACTCCCAAATAGTTTATCATCATCTCGAGTGTCTCGTCTTTGCTAATCCTCACATGATCTAGACATTTTCCCCTGATCGGAAGATACAGCGAACACAACACATCATcgagtgtgatagacatctcaTCAAGCGGTAGATAAAATGAAAAGGTTTCGGTGTGCCATCTCTCCACAAATGCATTAAGCATCTTGTGGTTGACCGTAACATAACTGATCATACAAAATTCATTCATCCCAGATAGGGACGAAACAACCTAAAACCACTCCTCATTCGGTGGAGGCAAGCCAGTAATCTTCCGCCCATGGTTAATAAACTTCAGTGGATCATTGTTCTGTATAAAAATAAATTTATGTCAGAAACTTGTAATATAATAATAAACCTAATTTAAAAAGAATGAATCTAACTAATCTTTTAGATATGTCTGGTAGTATGGTCTAGGTACAGAGGCAGCAATAATAAATCTGCAAAGCCTCCTTCAAATGCCTGAGGTGGCACTGACTCATCATCCTCAACAACCTCATCAGCTGGAGGTGGCATTGGCTCATCAACATGAGATCCCTCTAGTACCTGGGATGGCACTGGGCCTCAGGTACCACCGGTGACTCGGGTATCTTTGGTGCCTGAATAGGTGAAACATGTGTCACGCGGGAGGATGAAGACAGTGAAGCGTCTGTAGGTGACACCTGTCTCCTACgggaagaagaagatgcagaagcATGAGCCCTAGAAGTTGATGTATTCGCATGCGTCAGGCTAGAGTGAACAAGAGCCTCTAAAACCTGACTTTTCTCCCTCTAGATTGATGCATGTCATGCAATCTTCTAATGCATCGGTTTGTCGTCTCTATCAGCCATAATGCTTGTAAGTAAACTAGATAATTAATACAAGCAAACCTACAAGCAAGAAAAAGCAACAACAAAAAACAGATTGATaattttcggagatgcatctctggtTACTGTGCAATCTAAACGTTGAAAATTTTtagagatgcatctctagaattTTGTGCAACTTTTGAGGTTCGTCAATGACAGTAATGCAGACTGCCAAACTCCAAAAATAATGGTTTGATCGTTATTTTTAACCATCAAATATGTTCTACAGTATGTATAAACTATCATTCATGCAAATTCTATTAATTTCTTATCAGAATTATCAATTTATATTCATTtatacaaaaattaaaaaaaaaaatcaaaacatcAAAAACTTACAAATTTAGAGTTTACTTTAGTGTTGAATGATGTCTTTGATATACCTGATGTTGATGGAAGAACCTTTTGAACTTAGTTGATTGATTTTGAACTTGGTTGATTGAAGAACCTTTGAGAGATTTTGAGAAAGTTGTGTTTTTTTATAAATGAGAAAGGAGAAGGGTTCTGGCGCGATATAGAACAAATATcttctggagatgcatcttcgaatAATTAAAAAGATGCATCTAAAGAGTTTTTTAATGTTAAGTCAAAATTTTATTTACTTGGGGTGCGTTCGGATATACATCTTGAAAAAGCAAAAACCGGTGTTAATATTATATTTGgataatgctaacttgtgccctaAGGGCACAAGATAAGACATTCACTTATAGAAAGTTTGTATTGAATGAAAcaattataaaattaattttagaCCTTTATTAAAACAATGCATAATTTCCAACACAAAATTACTTTCTTTAGTTCTTATCTTGTGCCTCTAtggcacaagttagcattacccatTATATTTTCGTGAGGCTCTAATAATATTATACGAGGCATTAAAAAATTCTTAAATAAAGTTGAATTTAACTTAATTATAAACTCAAATTTTAAATAACACAATAATGAAATTAATCAAATTTGCTTAACTGGACTCGCACTAAACTAGAAAATTGAGTTAACTCAGAGAATATTTAAATGAgtttttttatcatttttattttcatCTCAATGAgtttttttatcatttttattttcatCTCAATTTTCACATCAGGATACTTTTCTTCgtttcaatttgattttaatcATGTTTCTTATAGTAATTGAGTTTATaatttaaattatatatatatatatatatatatatatatatatatatatatatatatatatatatatatatatatatatatatatatatatatatatatatatatatatatatatatatatatatatatatatatatatatatatatatatatatatatatatatatatatatatatatatatatatatatatatatatatatatatatatatatatatatatatatatatatatatatatatatatatatatatatatatatatatattattttaatgTCAGCTAGGCATACTCTTCAATTTGAATTAAACTAAACTAATCTCCTTTACTTTATATAAGAGATAATTCATCTTTTAGATTAATTAATCAATGATCTTAAAATGTAAATTATCTCTTATATAAAGGAAGAATTATATAAAGGAACAAAATAATAGAAGTCTAAATGTCAAATTTACTGAGTTTGGATTTAACAATGTTGCACCTATAAAAAGGATGTAACTCTTTATGTCTAGAAACAGTCAAGTGAGTGTAGCAAATGTACATTTTTCATAAAACCAAAGTTTTTGAACGGCTCATAAAAACTGTACCAAATCATTTTTGCCCTTAGTTTGGGATTTACTGAATGAAAATCAACTCAAGCCCTTTTTATCAAATGTTATTCACACTCAAATAAACACAAAACCCTACTTCAAACCTAGGTATAGTGTTTATCTTTACAACATGCATGTTGCAGTGTGGTAAATGTTGATAATAATGCAGACCAATGTCTTATAAACAATGTAGCCAGCCACCCACCCAGTGAAGGCATCAATCACGCATTTTCATACTCATACTCACCACTGACATCAACATCGATTTCCTCGTCATCTTCCATGTTCATTGAACCGGAACCAGCTTGACCACCTTCGCCAACTTTCGATCCCGGTCCCGGTACACTTGCCTCTTGTATGATCCTCATGATTTCTTCCACACTTTGACTTGGTTGATCCTTGTTTGTTTCCACAAAACCTTTTCTTTCAGCCTCAATGATTTCTTTAGGCAAGTTCTTTAAAAACCAAGGGTTATGCCTTATCTCTTGGAGACTGATCCTCTTTAACAATGAACATAAATAATTAGTTCAAAAAAGCGACCATAATACAGTATCTAAATCGACTCGAAATACCTTGGCAGGATCGGCAACAAAGATGCGAGATAGAAGATTCCTACACTCTGCAGAAACGCGTACGTAGTCGGGAATGGAGTACTGAACACCTATTATTCTCTACCAAACCAGAGAATCAAAGATCAAATTCTTTGCTATTAGAGATTATTCATAATCAATGGCATTTTGAAGCTGAAGTTAAATAAAATCTTACCCCAATAGTCTTTCTGAAATTTCTAGGATCTTCTGGTTCTTCAAATGGATATGCACCAACTAGCATGACATAAAGAGTCACACCACATGACCAAACATCTGCAGTCTATACAAAAGAGCCAAAAACATTTGCTGAATTGACCATTTTGGACTAAACGATGAACTTTTCAATCGATGTGAGACTATACTATTACTATATGTCAAATGCTAAACCGTGATTGTTAATAGCCATAACATTAACATGTGGTTTGAAATATAGTTTTTAAGGCTCTTGAGAAAATCTCAGGTACCTTTCCATCGTATTCCTTTCGTGACAGAACCTCTGGAGCAATGTATGCAGGAGTtccaactgttgactttggtaTAGAGTGCAATAGCGCAGACTGCAATTGAGTATTGAAGTAAATGGGAAACATAAACAAATACTATTAATTAACCACGGATATAATATAAGATACAATATATGATATATTAGGTGAAATAGTATTAACCTTGGAGTAACCGAAGTCGCAAATTTTAAGCCGAGGGGATGGATTTCCGTCCAAGAGCGTGTTTTCCAATTTCAGATCTCTATGACAAATTTCCTATAGCACGAGGCATAATATAAGACACGAGTTTGTAATGAAAAATACAACAGATTCTAAGTGCACGCATACCATTGAATGACAGTAGCTAACACCAGATATTAGCTGTTGGAAGAAATATCTTGCCTGTAATAACATAAGAAAATCATTCACACGATAAACTTCAATGCGAATAACTGAACGTTtcaaaaagaaaaacaacaaTTCAATTCAACCGCATTAGTTCTATAACCTCGTCTTCACTAAATCGTCCAGCAGTGCATATCCTCTCGAAGAGTTCACCACCAGCAGCATATTCCAAGACAATGGCTAAATGAGAAGGCGTCAGCAAGACCTGCAGAACAGATACCCCATTCATCATTTTACTATAACTTCTGAAAGCTCCGAATACTACAAATCAGAATCGCGCAACACTGATTGAACGCAAACGATTATGACCTTTTTTTAAGTAATGATACACCACATCATATAACTTTTTGCGCATTATGATCCAATATCGATTATGTCTAACATAAAGAAGCTAATTTCAACTCATGAAAGATGCTAATAGCTGGTATACTCATGGTTTTAACATTATATTTTCAATAAGAATTAGCAACAAAAAAAAATCATACAAACTAACTCAAGACCAAGAACAAACTCACTATGCAAAGAGAATTACGAATTATACCTGGATTTCTTTATGAGTCGGTCGCATTAAACTACGAACAAGTCAAATCTCATTGAGACAAGTTTCAATGCAGATAACCAAATACTACATTCAAAATGCTCCTCTAAACCTAATGAAGAAACAGTTAAAGAAAGTAAAACTGTTACCTCTTTGAATCTGATAATATTAGGATGCCTTAACGATCTGTGGTTAATTATCTCCCTCTGGACATTCTCATCAATCTGATATCACAATCACAGCTCATTCAGAACAAACACATATCAGAAAGAATttgaatgaaaaaaaaaatgaaatatcCCTAATCCAAAGTTTAAGCTAATTAAGCTTTGATAATACACTACACCTCTCCATAGTTTAACACAAACCAATCTAATAATTAAAGTAAATTACAAAATTGACAAAACtaatttccaaaaaaaaaaaacacgAACCAAGAAAAATCATGTATCAGCATAAGAAATATTCAAGAGAAAGTTACATGAATACTCAAGAAAACAAGAATGGAAAAAGAAAGAAATTGACCTTTTTGCCCCTTTCAATGTATTTGAGAGCAACAAGTTCGCCAGTGTTTTTGTCTTTAGCCAACCTAGCAACAGCAAAATTTCCAGAACCAAGTTCCTTTAATGGCTCATATCTTTCTTCCATGTCAACCCTCTAAACCAAAACTCTCgaaaaacagaaaagaaatgtACGAAATTAGATGATAAAAATATGTGTAAGGAGGCTAAGTATAATATTAATTTGGTTATGATGATAATGTTTTGTAATGTAATGTGTGAAAGAGACAGAAGAGGGACCCAATGGAAAGAGAATCAAAAGAGAGAGAGTGGACAATAGTTACATTTAGAACTGAAAGCTTCCCTCAACGAAGTTATACAAAGTTATTTATGGGATGTTTTTAATGTGTTATAAAGTTAGGGATGGAATGGTATTTTAATTAATGGGATAAGTTGCTTTCATGAATATTGTTTTAAAATATGAATGATGTAAGGTATAGTGTTGGTAAGGTGGAGAGGTAATAATTGGATTGAACTTTGGAGGTTGTGATGAACCTATTTGCGTGTACTATCAATCAAACACTATACGACAATTATAATACAAATTCATTTCTTTATTTGTGTATGTTGTAATCAAGGGAGATAAAGTAAACTCAAAGTCTcattttcttttccttttatGTTTAATTACAATTTTCATCTATAaatatcatatcatatcatgacTAAGTAGTTTCGACCCTACTTATTTTGAGTAATATTTACCTTTTGTATCTTTTTCATTTATGAATTGTATTCTCctgttaattttttttatatagGGTCTTTCATTAAGGAATTAGAATTGGTGTGTCGACGGTGAATGATTTTGAACATATAGTGTTGATTTTTGATACGACGACGTGAGTTGGACTTACAAGATTAACACTTTAATGTCCAAGTAAATTTTGGATTTAAGATGAGTGTAGTAAAAAATGGATATCATAATAGTGTACTTTGAATATCGTGTGTGATGGCATTTATATGTTAGGTCGTTCAGGGTGAATTGATATTGGATTGGATCTTAGTTTTTTTTGGACTTTGGTCGGCCCAAAATAGTTTTCCATGAGGCTTGCAAGGCGAATATTAGTCGGGAAAGTCTTTAGAAGTCATGGTCGGCCTTTGAGGATGATGTTCACTTTAGGTCAAAAGTGGCATCGTCTTGGATCAACATGTGGATTAAATGTTTTTTCATCATTGAAATGTTTTGCTGCTCTTCCCTAACGTGTGGCATGAGATGACGAGTTAGGGCATGGTGTTGCTTATAGTATACTCAAATGCACATGAGTTTGTTTGCGTTTCCTAGGAAGAATACAGTCGTAGATCTTGTAACCCCCCGCTTCCGTTGATCTGGTTCGttgcttatatatatatatatatatatatatatatatatatatatatatatatatatatatatatatatatatatatatatatatatatatatattaaaaacGATGTCGGAATTACAAATTATAATTGGTTTTTTGATCGGTAAGAAACCCACAAGGatagaaaagaagaaaataataagaacacaatgaaattggttataaattgatattctttactttctctttgaaacaggattacaagtgttatagaatAGCAAAAACCTCTCTCACCTTAACTAGGATTTGCATTATACAATTATAagagactagtatgctatttataagaaaactaacatactaaactaATGGGCTTTTACACACATGTTACACAAATTAACTTAGAGAACAAgttaacttaaacaattgggcataACAAACAGTCTCAATTCAACATGCTAACAATCCTAacatacttcgactacaacatgttAATAGACTTCACGGCATGCTAAGGTCCTGTCGAATTGTTAAACCAAGAAGCTACTCTTCGgccatactagagttcgatccaatatctcacaaatctgcaccttggaacaaactctataacatcaagggaacaaactagctttcttcaTGGAGCTTTATCAACTGCATATAATTGAAAAATTTGCAACTTGGTAATatcttggtgatcatatcagcaGTGTAccggtaaattcatgaccactaAGCTATGGGTAAACTTGACGTcaaaaccagagtcgccaccgtgcttttattgtttccaaaggaaaatggcaaaagtacgaacaaaacccaaaggtaagaagttttcaaatcaaaactaataaaatgccagagattacaggtaaggggattggttacacagagggaaggtgttagcacccaaagtgtcctaggtactcctagggagcccttttttgtatataagtgatttggtcaaaatgatgtttgataaaatatagaattaggggatgagaaaagaattcattaattatatttttgtgtttgacaagaccttcggttttgtgcctacgtaccaacataaaaatgagagatcaaaacctcgtagttcgtggtaaaattttcgaagaagttgatgaattgatttttaacaaaaatttaataaGAAGGCACAAAAGGTCAAAGTTCTGAATGGagttgttatttctttttgtctttttgaaattaaagtcaatattgttaagttcatttacaagcttgattaagaaaaagattttaaaatttcattggcataaggcctaagtttctaatcattaaaacgtgtctaagtttgaaatcacaagcaaaaaaggtttttgaaaagagggagaaatttgaaatttaagaagtgggaggagatgaagggactatcctagacaaaaattaaaagttaaggaTTGAAAAGATTTAttcaatgggatgcaatccaatagataagaatgtcatatagaaactcattttcctttggactttagcagGCAACAAtcataagcaatatccaagcaaatcAAATGAAGGCCATGACATCAATAAAATATAGCCAGAATACCCAAGCAAGCAACTCtaatagctagcagtcttcaacttcttcaaatgcatcagatgaaatattccttgatcaactcataacaatcatc includes:
- the LOC127074255 gene encoding serine/threonine-protein kinase SAPK3 is translated as MEERYEPLKELGSGNFAVARLAKDKNTGELVALKYIERGKKIDENVQREIINHRSLRHPNIIRFKEVLLTPSHLAIVLEYAAGGELFERICTAGRFSEDEARYFFQQLISGVSYCHSMEICHRDLKLENTLLDGNPSPRLKICDFGYSKSALLHSIPKSTVGTPAYIAPEVLSRKEYDGKTADVWSCGVTLYVMLVGAYPFEEPEDPRNFRKTIGRIIGVQYSIPDYVRVSAECRNLLSRIFVADPAKRISLQEIRHNPWFLKNLPKEIIEAERKGFVETNKDQPSQSVEEIMRIIQEASVPGPGSKVGEGGQAGSGSMNMEDDEEIDVDVSGEYEYENA